A portion of the Paenibacillus marchantiae genome contains these proteins:
- a CDS encoding TetR/AcrR family transcriptional regulator has protein sequence MTEIPSSMDRRIKKSKAALKDALIQLMQKQSFKEISITDIVQLADLNRGTFYRHYQYKEDLFNEIIDDIIKDLVLSYREPYLDKEIFEVSHMPSSAIKIFEHVHQHAQFYTLVVKSEASSNFQQMICDVLRDLALQDLNEIFPSHINRELLASYQSHAIFGMIIEWIRQEFKHSPTYMADELFKIINYKPGNVAYHTSYKAP, from the coding sequence ATGACCGAAATTCCGAGTTCCATGGATCGAAGAATCAAGAAATCCAAAGCGGCCCTGAAGGATGCCCTCATTCAATTAATGCAAAAGCAGTCATTCAAAGAAATATCCATTACCGATATTGTGCAGCTGGCAGATCTGAATCGGGGCACCTTTTACAGACACTATCAATACAAAGAAGACCTGTTCAATGAGATTATTGATGACATCATTAAGGATCTGGTCTTATCCTATCGTGAGCCCTATCTGGATAAAGAAATATTTGAAGTAAGTCATATGCCCTCTTCTGCAATCAAAATTTTTGAACATGTGCATCAGCATGCGCAATTCTACACCCTTGTCGTTAAATCGGAGGCATCGTCCAATTTTCAGCAAATGATCTGCGATGTTCTGCGTGACCTTGCTCTTCAGGACCTCAACGAAATATTTCCGTCCCATATCAATCGCGAGCTGCTGGCAAGTTATCAATCCCATGCGATCTTTGGCATGATTATTGAATGGATTCGGCAGGAATTCAAGCATAGTCCCACTTATATGGCAGATGAGTTATTTAAAATCATTAATTACAAACCTGGAAATGTAGCGTATCACACCTCGTATAAGGCACCCTAA
- a CDS encoding LacI family DNA-binding transcriptional regulator: protein MITIKDIAKLAGVSPSTVSRVISNHPRISSETSLKVKQIMKEMNYHPNMMAKSLVSKTTQTLGIMLPRPAEELFQNYFFGELLRGIITHATRMNYELLLSTETSSSDELNAISRLVHGRRVDGILLLGSKREDPIISFLEAEKFPFVLIGRSETHPDAPMVDNNNVQTAFDATTHLIAQGHKRVGFVSGPPDLTLSHDRLLGYKNALEKAGLNANNDWIVEGEFLQESGFRAMSLFMSLPDRPTALVVIDDNVAFGVLRALAELGYNVPEDISVVSFNNIALSELASPPLSSIDIGTYQLGYTAVQVLLKILNGEHLPQNPVIIPHRLIVRDSSLFTLSGNA, encoded by the coding sequence ATGATTACAATCAAAGATATTGCCAAATTGGCGGGTGTATCCCCTTCTACGGTCTCACGGGTTATTTCCAACCATCCCAGAATCAGTTCGGAAACGTCACTCAAAGTGAAGCAAATCATGAAAGAAATGAATTATCATCCAAATATGATGGCCAAAAGCCTTGTTTCCAAAACGACTCAAACCCTGGGTATCATGCTGCCCCGACCTGCTGAAGAGCTGTTTCAGAACTACTTTTTCGGAGAATTGCTTCGGGGAATCATTACGCATGCCACCCGCATGAATTATGAACTTCTTCTCTCCACCGAAACGTCTTCCAGCGATGAGTTGAATGCTATATCCCGCCTGGTACATGGGCGACGCGTGGATGGTATTTTGCTGCTTGGCTCCAAAAGGGAAGATCCGATTATTTCGTTTTTGGAGGCGGAAAAGTTTCCTTTTGTGCTGATTGGCCGCAGTGAAACGCATCCCGATGCACCGATGGTGGACAATAACAATGTACAGACAGCATTCGATGCAACCACACATCTGATTGCCCAAGGGCATAAACGAGTGGGATTTGTTAGCGGACCACCAGATTTGACGTTGTCTCATGATCGCCTGCTCGGATACAAAAATGCGCTTGAAAAAGCCGGTCTTAATGCTAACAATGACTGGATCGTGGAAGGAGAATTCCTACAGGAAAGCGGCTTCCGGGCGATGTCCCTGTTCATGTCGCTACCCGACAGACCAACCGCCCTCGTTGTCATCGACGACAATGTTGCCTTTGGCGTGCTTCGTGCTCTGGCCGAGCTGGGATATAACGTTCCTGAAGATATAAGTGTTGTGAGCTTTAACAATATTGCTTTATCGGAACTTGCTTCGCCGCCGCTTAGTTCCATTGATATCGGAACTTATCAGCTGGGCTATACTGCGGTTCAGGTATTGTTAAAAATTCTAAACGGTGAACACCTGCCTCAGAATCCAGTGATTATTCCGCACCGCTTGATTGTTCGGGATTCTTCCCTATTTACGTTATCCGGGAACGCGTAG
- a CDS encoding sugar ABC transporter permease, which yields MKKRNNPMRLTISYVLLVIIAIVSVYPVLWIFLSSLRPGAALFSERLWPEAFTLAHYGELFNNPSFMYGTWYLNTLKIAFFTMIFSTLMVTLGMYALSRFRFRGRKTILSTMLILGMFPSFMSMIAIYIILLQIKLLDTHAALILVYSSGAVLGGFIVKGFFDTIPRSLDEAARIDGASHLRVFTSIILPLSRPMLTYVALTSFTGAWMDFIFARLVLRTKENWTLAVGMWDLVSRYQDSNFTMFAAGAVLIAIPITLLFVFLQRFLVQGLTSGASKG from the coding sequence ATGAAAAAGCGCAACAATCCCATGCGTCTGACGATCAGCTATGTGCTGCTGGTTATCATTGCCATCGTATCGGTGTATCCCGTCTTGTGGATATTTCTCTCGTCACTGCGTCCAGGTGCGGCCCTATTCAGTGAACGTCTGTGGCCTGAAGCGTTCACGCTGGCACATTATGGGGAACTGTTTAATAACCCGTCGTTCATGTATGGAACATGGTATCTGAACACGTTGAAGATCGCCTTTTTCACCATGATTTTCTCAACGCTCATGGTCACTTTAGGCATGTATGCCTTATCCCGGTTCCGGTTTCGCGGTCGCAAGACCATTCTATCCACCATGCTGATCCTCGGGATGTTCCCGAGCTTCATGAGCATGATTGCCATTTATATTATTTTGCTTCAGATCAAATTGCTGGACACTCATGCCGCGTTGATTCTGGTCTATTCGTCTGGGGCCGTGCTGGGTGGATTTATTGTCAAAGGGTTCTTTGATACCATCCCGCGCAGTTTGGATGAAGCAGCACGAATTGATGGTGCCAGTCATCTGCGTGTGTTCACCAGCATCATTCTGCCGTTGTCCCGGCCGATGCTGACCTATGTAGCCTTAACCAGCTTCACTGGTGCATGGATGGACTTTATCTTTGCCCGGCTGGTACTTCGGACAAAAGAGAACTGGACACTTGCAGTTGGCATGTGGGATCTGGTTAGTCGTTATCAGGACAGTAACTTTACGATGTTTGCTGCCGGGGCGGTACTGATCGCTATTCCGATTACGTTGTTGTTTGTATTCCTGCAACGCTTCCTGGTGCAGGGGCTGACCTCTGGCGCCTCCAAAGGATAA
- a CDS encoding MFS transporter — protein MGPNGALAAAESQKMANRALWRNVAYRRILCGYGISVFGDCFNGIAISLWVLQTTGSAKSMAAVQVCNMVVSFLFGSFAGTFADRLDRRTLMLSSDLFRGAMAFIIAVSLFVLHAPFPIVLLMLSLSMFSSLFQAPAFHASVTSLVGREHLQQATGTIHLVDNIARISGLAAAGIAVSAFGGFTAIMITGVTFLLSALCVMLAGRFPDVQRSSMHRGSFVKEWGGSFSYIFSHPLIRSIVILNPLLILFFMSAIMLVQVMAVKVWQANPVQFGLIETCIPLGYMLGSGILIASGNRLKRRGRWVFIGLLVLGPLYMLLANVSSPLVALPLIIAGGAMFACCTMLTQIMMRAEVPDELQGRIYGVLGTITSTAPILGLTVVSVLADQWGAQTVLESLGSLLLVVGIIAAAGLKSIRTYR, from the coding sequence TTGGGACCGAACGGGGCTCTTGCTGCTGCGGAAAGTCAGAAAATGGCCAACAGGGCGCTTTGGCGCAATGTTGCTTATCGCAGAATTTTGTGTGGCTATGGCATCTCCGTATTTGGTGATTGTTTCAACGGCATTGCTATCAGTCTGTGGGTATTGCAGACCACGGGAAGTGCGAAGAGTATGGCAGCTGTACAAGTATGTAATATGGTCGTCAGTTTTTTGTTCGGATCATTCGCGGGTACGTTTGCCGACAGACTGGATCGCAGAACATTGATGCTGTCGTCGGATTTGTTTCGTGGGGCTATGGCGTTTATCATCGCGGTGAGTCTGTTTGTGCTGCACGCTCCTTTCCCAATCGTACTGCTCATGCTTTCCCTTTCGATGTTTTCCAGTCTGTTTCAGGCGCCAGCATTTCATGCTTCGGTAACCAGTCTGGTGGGGAGGGAGCATCTGCAACAAGCTACAGGAACCATCCATCTGGTCGATAATATTGCCCGGATCAGCGGACTGGCCGCAGCGGGCATTGCAGTTTCTGCATTTGGAGGATTTACGGCTATTATGATTACGGGTGTGACCTTTCTGCTGTCTGCGTTATGTGTGATGTTGGCTGGGCGTTTTCCGGATGTACAACGCTCTTCCATGCATAGAGGATCGTTCGTAAAGGAGTGGGGCGGTTCATTTTCCTACATCTTCTCTCATCCCCTGATTCGTTCAATCGTTATTCTTAATCCGCTGCTGATTCTTTTCTTCATGTCAGCCATCATGCTTGTTCAGGTCATGGCCGTCAAAGTATGGCAGGCGAATCCAGTCCAGTTCGGACTGATTGAGACATGTATTCCACTGGGGTACATGCTGGGTTCCGGGATTCTGATTGCCTCAGGCAATCGGCTGAAACGAAGGGGGAGATGGGTGTTCATCGGTCTGCTGGTTCTCGGCCCACTGTATATGCTGTTAGCCAATGTATCTTCTCCTTTGGTGGCCTTGCCGCTGATCATTGCTGGGGGAGCCATGTTTGCGTGCTGTACGATGTTAACCCAGATCATGATGCGTGCCGAGGTTCCCGATGAGCTGCAGGGGAGAATCTACGGGGTGCTTGGAACCATAACAAGTACAGCCCCAATCCTGGGATTAACGGTGGTTTCCGTTTTGGCTGATCAGTGGGGTGCCCAAACCGTGCTGGAGAGTCTGGGATCATTGCTGCTGGTGGTAGGGATTATTGCAGCAGCAGGATTAAAATCCATTCGGACCTATCGATAG
- a CDS encoding sugar ABC transporter substrate-binding protein, translating into MRKWQQAALAGFMALTLTACSSGGGGAAPTTTDSGETGETTVTAENIQPEEGASLVIWEDKNQRSFIEERAKKFEEKYGVSVKIEELPPTDQVTKLTTDGPAGLAADVVVFPHDKIGSASEAGLILPNDIFEQQTTQSTSDNAVKAVTFKDILYGYPYSVETYALFYNKKLYPEAPKSFDDIISFAKTFNDTKNNKYTLMWELQQFYYNFAYLASQGGYIFGDEGMNSEDIGLNNEGAIKGGQFLQTLKSEVLPVKMGDVNYDIKKGLFSSGKLAMDINGPWSIADYRNAGIDFGVAPLPAIEGKPMTSFSGVKAYYVNAFTTYPNAAKLFAAYLSSAESQMVNFEMNGTLPANKDVAADPKIQGDEITKAFLEQFNNSTPMPSLPAMDSVWGPISAAITDIWDGGKDVKTSLDNAVKQVKESLATVQ; encoded by the coding sequence ATGAGAAAATGGCAGCAAGCAGCACTTGCAGGATTCATGGCACTCACACTTACCGCGTGTTCAAGCGGAGGTGGAGGCGCTGCGCCAACCACAACAGACAGCGGTGAGACTGGAGAAACCACAGTAACCGCGGAAAATATTCAGCCAGAAGAGGGCGCAAGCCTTGTCATATGGGAGGATAAAAATCAGCGCAGCTTTATCGAAGAACGGGCGAAGAAATTTGAAGAGAAATACGGCGTTTCTGTAAAAATCGAGGAATTGCCGCCGACGGATCAAGTGACCAAGCTCACTACGGACGGACCCGCGGGATTGGCTGCGGATGTGGTCGTTTTCCCACATGACAAGATTGGTAGCGCTTCAGAAGCTGGACTGATTTTGCCGAACGATATTTTTGAGCAACAGACTACACAATCCACTAGTGACAATGCGGTTAAAGCCGTAACCTTCAAAGACATCTTATACGGCTATCCCTACAGCGTAGAAACCTATGCGTTGTTCTACAACAAAAAGCTTTATCCCGAAGCACCGAAATCATTTGATGACATTATCAGCTTTGCCAAAACCTTTAATGACACCAAAAACAATAAGTACACTCTGATGTGGGAGCTACAGCAGTTCTATTACAACTTTGCTTATCTGGCTTCCCAGGGCGGATATATCTTCGGTGATGAAGGCATGAACAGCGAGGATATTGGCCTCAACAATGAGGGAGCCATCAAGGGCGGTCAGTTCTTGCAAACGCTGAAATCGGAAGTACTGCCTGTGAAGATGGGCGATGTGAACTATGACATCAAGAAAGGTCTCTTCTCAAGCGGGAAACTGGCCATGGATATTAACGGACCTTGGTCCATCGCCGATTATCGCAATGCTGGCATTGACTTCGGTGTTGCGCCACTTCCGGCGATTGAAGGCAAACCGATGACCTCCTTCTCTGGAGTCAAGGCCTATTACGTCAATGCATTTACAACCTATCCGAATGCTGCCAAGTTGTTTGCAGCTTATCTCTCCAGTGCCGAATCCCAGATGGTCAACTTTGAGATGAACGGCACTCTCCCAGCCAATAAAGACGTGGCGGCAGATCCGAAAATTCAAGGGGATGAAATCACGAAGGCATTCCTTGAGCAATTCAACAACTCTACCCCAATGCCTTCGCTTCCTGCCATGGATAGCGTATGGGGTCCCATCAGTGCAGCAATTACCGACATATGGGATGGAGGCAAGGATGTGAAAACCTCTCTGGATAACGCAGTCAAACAAGTCAAGGAGAGCCTTGCAACTGTCCAATAA
- a CDS encoding cupin domain-containing protein, protein MMTSFKYRLEQKEPRTGPGGITRGASVRDFPASIGIAGVSMRLEPGGMRELHWHANAAEWAYVISGSCRTTVIHPDGHAYTDTFEPGDVWYFPRGYGHSIQGLGPDECHFILIFDNGDFSEDHTFSITDFLSHTPNNIVAQNLGITPERAAKLPQGEAYFVKGPVPNDSSSSGTYRRNSELTTPHRYPLHAKQPRRAPGGGTQRTVTVEDFPISTTMAGSLIELQPGALREMHWHPNADEWQYYISGTAEMTVFLAEGHAVTEQFEAGDVGYAPMGAGHYIKNTGDEVCRVLIGFNSGHYEAIDLSEWLAGNPDDVLSTNLEMSKEEAAQLPDDTLFIAPDPNKSKS, encoded by the coding sequence ATGATGACATCTTTCAAATATCGGCTTGAACAAAAAGAACCCCGTACGGGCCCAGGCGGTATTACCCGCGGTGCTTCCGTTCGGGATTTTCCTGCGTCCATTGGAATAGCGGGCGTATCCATGCGCCTCGAACCGGGAGGCATGCGTGAATTGCACTGGCATGCCAATGCGGCAGAATGGGCTTATGTGATCAGCGGCTCCTGTCGCACCACTGTCATTCACCCGGACGGACATGCGTACACCGATACATTTGAGCCAGGAGATGTATGGTATTTTCCACGTGGTTACGGACACTCCATTCAGGGATTGGGACCGGACGAATGCCATTTTATTCTGATATTTGATAATGGTGATTTCTCGGAAGATCATACGTTCAGCATTACCGATTTCCTGTCTCATACACCGAACAACATTGTTGCCCAGAATCTTGGAATTACCCCAGAGCGTGCAGCGAAATTGCCTCAGGGAGAAGCCTATTTCGTCAAAGGGCCTGTCCCTAATGACAGCTCCTCTTCCGGAACTTATCGCCGCAATTCGGAGCTGACGACTCCCCACCGATACCCGCTGCATGCCAAACAGCCCAGACGTGCACCAGGCGGCGGAACCCAGCGCACGGTTACTGTCGAAGATTTCCCCATCTCCACCACGATGGCCGGATCATTGATCGAGCTGCAACCAGGCGCATTACGAGAAATGCATTGGCATCCCAACGCCGACGAATGGCAGTATTACATTAGCGGCACTGCCGAAATGACGGTATTTCTGGCAGAAGGTCATGCGGTGACAGAGCAATTCGAAGCAGGCGATGTGGGCTATGCACCGATGGGTGCAGGTCACTATATCAAAAATACGGGAGATGAGGTCTGCCGTGTGTTAATTGGGTTCAACAGCGGACACTATGAAGCTATTGATCTGAGCGAGTGGCTCGCAGGCAACCCGGATGATGTGCTGTCCACTAATCTGGAAATGTCCAAAGAGGAAGCCGCACAACTTCCGGATGACACTCTTTTTATCGCACCGGACCCGAATAAATCGAAGTCATAG
- a CDS encoding carbohydrate ABC transporter permease: MKQQHVPVTVKPNRERQHRMTAAVLSLVLQGLGQLYNRQWIKGICFLILEGVGLAYLIPRLNQAVWGVWTLGEQTQRFVKVNGSTVLQQGDHSIFLLLNGIIVLLVFFVLLLLYIFNIRDAYITGKLREEGKQATGASASLRYLLDKQFPYLFLSIPALGILFFTIMPILFTITLAFTNYSAPDHIPPAKLVDWVGFKTFTDLIQLKSWSHTFFGVLTWTVIWAILATVTTYFGGVLVALLIEQKGIRFKKLWRTIFILPYAIPQIISLLLMRNLFNGQFGPINTYMKAFGLEGLPWLTDPFWAKVTVVIVNMWIGIPVSMVLILGVLTAIPRDLYEAAEVDGASGFQKFRIITLPFIMFATTPVLIMQFAGNFNNFNVIFLLTNGNPLRGDYQYAGSTDLLVTWLYKLTLDNNKFNMASAVGIIIFLIIASFSIWNFRRSKSFKEEDMIQ, translated from the coding sequence ATGAAACAACAGCATGTTCCAGTCACTGTTAAACCGAATCGAGAAAGACAGCATCGCATGACAGCGGCTGTGTTGTCCCTTGTCCTGCAAGGACTTGGACAGTTGTATAACCGTCAATGGATTAAGGGAATTTGTTTTCTGATCCTAGAGGGAGTAGGACTCGCTTATCTGATTCCCCGTTTGAATCAGGCTGTATGGGGAGTATGGACGCTGGGCGAGCAAACGCAGCGTTTCGTCAAGGTCAATGGATCAACGGTGCTGCAACAGGGAGACCACTCCATCTTTTTGCTGCTCAACGGAATCATAGTACTTTTGGTATTTTTCGTTCTTCTTCTTCTATATATTTTCAATATTCGGGATGCGTACATCACGGGAAAATTAAGAGAGGAAGGCAAGCAGGCCACCGGAGCTTCTGCTTCCCTGAGATATCTGCTCGATAAACAATTTCCGTATCTTTTCCTATCCATCCCTGCGCTCGGAATCCTGTTTTTCACCATTATGCCGATTTTATTTACGATTACCCTGGCCTTTACCAATTACTCGGCACCGGATCATATTCCGCCCGCCAAGCTGGTGGACTGGGTCGGTTTCAAGACTTTTACGGATCTAATTCAGCTTAAATCGTGGAGCCATACCTTCTTTGGAGTATTAACATGGACCGTGATCTGGGCCATTCTGGCAACGGTGACTACGTATTTTGGTGGGGTGCTGGTTGCACTTCTCATCGAGCAGAAGGGTATTCGCTTCAAAAAGCTGTGGCGGACGATCTTCATTCTTCCGTATGCCATTCCGCAGATTATCTCACTGCTTCTGATGCGTAACCTGTTCAACGGACAGTTTGGTCCCATTAATACGTATATGAAGGCTTTTGGCCTTGAGGGGTTGCCATGGTTAACCGATCCATTCTGGGCAAAAGTTACAGTCGTCATTGTAAACATGTGGATCGGAATCCCGGTCAGCATGGTGCTCATACTGGGCGTGCTAACGGCGATTCCACGGGATTTGTATGAAGCGGCTGAGGTAGACGGTGCGTCTGGCTTTCAGAAGTTCCGCATCATTACGCTTCCTTTTATCATGTTCGCTACGACACCGGTGCTCATTATGCAATTTGCCGGGAATTTCAACAACTTCAATGTCATCTTCCTGTTGACGAACGGTAATCCGCTGCGTGGTGATTATCAGTATGCGGGATCAACCGATCTTCTCGTGACCTGGTTGTACAAACTGACGTTGGATAACAACAAGTTCAATATGGCTTCGGCGGTCGGTATCATTATTTTCCTGATTATTGCGTCGTTCTCCATCTGGAATTTCCGTCGTTCCAAATCGTTCAAGGAGGAGGACATGATTCAATGA
- a CDS encoding alpha-amylase family glycosyl hydrolase, with protein MFKWTKRIILSTTLSFSLLAGSALPLFPAASVFADADTAVSNKQNFSTDVIYQVFTDRFLDGNPSNNPTGGAYDASCSNLKLYCGGDWQGLINKINDNYFSDLGITALWISQPVENIYSLINYSGVNNTAYHGYWARDFKKTNPAFGTMTDFQNLINTAHAKGIKVIIDFAPNHTSPAMETDTSFAENGKLYNNGTLLDGYTNDTNKLFHHNGGSDFSTLENGIYKNLYDLADLNHNNSTIDTYFKDAIKLWLDMGIDGIRVDAVKHMPMGWQKNWMSSIYGYKPVFTFGEWFLGSSASDADNTNFANQSGMSLLDFRFNNEVRNVFRDNTSTMVALDSMITSTAADYAQVNDQVTFIDNHDMDRFKTSAVNNRRLEQALAFTLTSRGVPAIYYGTEQYMTGNGDPDNRAKMPSFSKTTTAFNVISKLAPLRKTNPAIAYGTTQQRWINNDVYVYERKFGNNVAVVAVNRNLSTPTSISGLTTSLPSGTYNDVLAGALSGNNITSTGGNVANFTLAAGATAVWQYTANTTTPTIGHVGPVMGKAGNTVTIDGRGFGTTKGTVYFGTTAVTGSSITSWEDTQIKVTIPAVAAGNYAVKVAASGVNSNTYNNFTILSGNQVSVRFVINNASTTLGQNLYLTGNVAELGNWSTGPLAIGPAFNQVIYSYPTWYYDVSVPAGTNLEFKFFKKNGSTITWENGNNHTFTTPASGTATVTVDWQP; from the coding sequence ATGTTCAAATGGACCAAGCGAATCATCCTCAGTACCACGTTGAGCTTCAGCTTGCTGGCCGGAAGTGCACTGCCATTATTCCCGGCGGCCTCCGTATTTGCAGATGCTGATACGGCTGTAAGCAACAAGCAGAACTTCAGCACCGATGTTATTTATCAGGTATTTACCGACCGCTTTCTGGACGGCAATCCCTCCAACAACCCTACCGGGGGAGCCTATGACGCCTCCTGTTCTAACCTGAAGCTCTATTGCGGGGGCGACTGGCAAGGACTGATCAACAAGATCAACGACAACTATTTTTCCGATCTCGGCATTACGGCACTCTGGATTTCCCAGCCTGTGGAGAACATTTACTCGCTGATTAACTATTCCGGTGTTAACAATACGGCTTATCACGGCTATTGGGCACGTGACTTCAAGAAGACCAATCCTGCTTTCGGTACGATGACCGATTTCCAGAATCTGATCAATACGGCACATGCCAAAGGCATTAAAGTCATCATTGATTTTGCTCCCAACCATACCTCTCCTGCCATGGAAACCGACACCTCGTTCGCAGAGAATGGAAAGTTGTACAATAACGGTACGCTGCTTGATGGCTACACCAATGATACGAACAAACTTTTCCACCACAATGGCGGTTCCGACTTCTCCACACTGGAGAACGGTATCTACAAAAACCTCTATGATCTTGCTGACCTGAATCACAATAACAGCACCATTGACACCTACTTCAAGGATGCGATCAAGCTCTGGCTGGATATGGGTATTGACGGAATCCGGGTGGATGCGGTGAAGCATATGCCGATGGGATGGCAAAAGAACTGGATGTCCTCCATCTATGGCTACAAACCGGTATTCACGTTTGGTGAATGGTTCCTGGGTTCATCCGCATCCGATGCGGACAATACCAACTTCGCCAACCAGTCCGGCATGAGTCTGCTTGACTTCCGTTTCAACAATGAAGTACGTAACGTGTTCCGTGATAACACATCCACGATGGTTGCCCTGGATTCCATGATCACCAGCACTGCCGCTGATTATGCACAGGTGAATGACCAAGTGACTTTTATTGATAACCATGACATGGATCGCTTCAAAACAAGTGCCGTTAACAACCGTCGCTTGGAACAAGCTCTTGCATTTACACTTACCTCACGGGGCGTACCAGCCATCTATTATGGCACTGAGCAGTATATGACAGGTAACGGTGACCCGGATAACCGTGCTAAAATGCCTTCGTTCTCCAAAACAACAACTGCTTTTAACGTCATCAGCAAGCTCGCTCCATTGCGCAAAACCAATCCAGCCATCGCCTATGGAACAACCCAGCAGCGCTGGATTAACAACGATGTGTATGTGTATGAACGTAAATTCGGCAACAACGTGGCCGTCGTAGCGGTTAACCGTAATCTTTCGACTCCCACATCCATCAGTGGTCTGACCACTTCGCTTCCTTCGGGTACATACAACGATGTTCTTGCAGGTGCATTAAGTGGTAATAACATTACCTCTACAGGAGGTAACGTCGCTAACTTCACTTTGGCAGCAGGAGCTACAGCAGTCTGGCAGTATACAGCCAATACCACTACACCAACCATCGGGCATGTGGGCCCTGTAATGGGTAAAGCGGGTAATACCGTTACCATTGATGGTCGTGGATTTGGTACTACCAAAGGCACTGTCTATTTCGGAACAACCGCTGTTACCGGTTCATCCATTACATCATGGGAAGATACTCAGATCAAAGTGACCATCCCTGCAGTTGCTGCCGGCAACTATGCAGTCAAAGTTGCAGCGAGCGGAGTCAACAGCAACACTTATAACAATTTCACGATTCTTAGTGGCAACCAGGTTTCCGTGCGGTTTGTCATCAACAATGCATCCACGACACTCGGTCAGAATCTCTATCTGACGGGCAATGTCGCGGAACTGGGTAACTGGTCCACAGGCCCTCTCGCCATTGGTCCGGCGTTCAATCAGGTGATCTATTCCTATCCAACCTGGTATTATGACGTGAGTGTGCCAGCCGGAACGAATCTGGAATTCAAGTTCTTCAAAAAGAACGGCTCTACCATCACGTGGGAAAATGGCAACAACCATACCTTCACCACACCAGCCAGTGGAACGGCTACCGTTACAGTGGACTGGCAGCCTTAA
- a CDS encoding SDR family oxidoreductase translates to MRLQDKVAVVTGAGSGMGKAIATLYAQEGAKVVVSDINEASAKAVAEDIKANGGEATFVVANVAKEEDIQNLIDTTVNTYGTVDILVNNAGIMDSMEPAGDIVDDKWERIFAINTTSVMRATRKVLPIFLEKQKGVIVNIASAGGLHGARAGAAYTASKHAVVGFTKNTGFMYAQQGIRCNAIAPGGVETNIASTMTNINHFGASRQQLGMAINPRAGKSEEIAQVALFLGSDESSFVNGTVVTADAGWSSY, encoded by the coding sequence ATGAGACTTCAAGATAAAGTGGCTGTAGTAACAGGTGCGGGTTCTGGTATGGGCAAAGCAATTGCAACACTGTACGCGCAAGAAGGTGCTAAGGTGGTTGTATCGGATATCAATGAAGCTTCAGCGAAGGCGGTTGCAGAGGATATCAAGGCAAATGGTGGAGAAGCGACGTTTGTGGTTGCGAATGTGGCGAAGGAAGAAGATATTCAGAACCTGATCGATACGACAGTTAACACATATGGAACCGTGGACATTCTGGTCAATAATGCAGGCATTATGGACAGTATGGAACCAGCTGGTGACATTGTGGATGACAAGTGGGAGCGTATCTTTGCAATCAACACAACAAGTGTCATGCGTGCTACCCGCAAAGTGCTGCCAATCTTCCTGGAAAAACAAAAAGGCGTTATCGTCAACATCGCTTCAGCCGGCGGATTGCATGGTGCACGTGCAGGCGCGGCTTACACGGCTTCCAAACATGCAGTTGTGGGATTCACTAAAAATACAGGCTTCATGTATGCTCAACAAGGTATTCGCTGTAATGCAATTGCTCCGGGTGGGGTTGAAACCAATATTGCTTCCACAATGACAAACATTAACCACTTCGGTGCCAGCAGACAACAGCTGGGAATGGCGATCAATCCGCGTGCAGGTAAAAGTGAAGAAATTGCACAGGTGGCCCTGTTCCTTGGATCGGACGAATCCAGCTTCGTGAACGGAACAGTCGTAACGGCAGATGCAGGATGGAGTTCATACTAA